From the Hyalangium gracile genome, one window contains:
- a CDS encoding FIST signal transduction protein produces the protein MAQVKMQTARTSEKEPVAAAEDLLKQLGGFQPKLVMLFASRERDQSALNRAVRERLPKGCRLLGATTAGELDNTGIYSGQVVIGALAGDFDVGLGMGVGLSSDAVSAGATAIRKACEELGVRQADLDPRKYVGLVIDDGFRYKKEELLLGILEKNQTLVLVGGGASDDNRDMSKQSAQLHVDGEVATDAVVVGLFRTNAPFAALRSHWYIPTGERMTITKVDETHTRALEIDGKPAALRYADLLGCQPAELEFGTPKGFAVRPTALRVGREYFIRAPWKPILEDNSILFANLLEEGSELELMKIGDMAGMTKTFFTEELPRRVHNPQAALLFHCGGRMWYASATGKVPELAQTLRSAPTAAGMNVHFEIYSGFHINTTLTVLAFGSN, from the coding sequence CCGCGGAGGACCTGCTGAAACAGCTGGGCGGTTTCCAGCCCAAGCTGGTCATGTTGTTCGCCTCGCGTGAGCGCGACCAGAGCGCGCTCAACCGCGCCGTGCGCGAGCGCCTGCCCAAGGGCTGCCGCCTGCTGGGCGCCACCACCGCCGGAGAGCTGGACAACACCGGCATCTACTCTGGCCAGGTGGTCATCGGCGCCCTGGCCGGTGACTTCGACGTGGGCCTGGGCATGGGCGTGGGCCTGAGCTCCGACGCGGTGTCCGCCGGCGCCACCGCCATCCGCAAGGCCTGCGAGGAGCTGGGCGTGCGGCAGGCGGACCTGGATCCGCGCAAGTACGTGGGCCTGGTGATCGACGACGGCTTCCGCTACAAGAAGGAGGAGCTGCTGCTCGGCATCCTCGAGAAGAACCAGACGCTGGTGCTCGTGGGCGGCGGCGCCAGCGACGACAACCGCGACATGAGCAAGCAGTCCGCGCAGCTGCACGTGGACGGCGAGGTGGCCACCGACGCCGTCGTCGTCGGCCTGTTCCGCACCAACGCGCCCTTCGCCGCCCTGCGCTCGCACTGGTACATCCCCACCGGCGAGCGCATGACCATCACCAAGGTCGACGAGACGCACACGCGCGCGCTGGAGATCGACGGCAAGCCGGCGGCCCTGCGCTACGCGGACCTGCTCGGGTGCCAGCCGGCGGAGCTGGAGTTCGGCACCCCGAAGGGTTTCGCCGTCCGCCCGACCGCACTCCGAGTGGGGCGCGAGTACTTCATCCGCGCGCCCTGGAAGCCCATCCTCGAGGACAACTCCATTCTTTTCGCCAACTTGCTGGAGGAGGGCTCGGAGCTGGAGCTGATGAAGATCGGCGACATGGCCGGAATGACGAAAACCTTCTTCACCGAGGAGCTGCCCAGGCGGGTACACAACCCCCAGGCCGCCCTCCTGTTTCACTGCGGTGGGAGAATGTGGTACGCGAGCGCTACAGGTAAGGTGCCGGAGCTAGCCCAGACCTTGCGCTCCGCGCCCACGGCGGCTGGAATGAATGTGCACTTCGAGATCTACTCGGGGTTCCACATCAACACCACGCTGACCGTGCTGGCGTTCGGATCCAACTGA